One Glycine soja cultivar W05 chromosome 2, ASM419377v2, whole genome shotgun sequence genomic region harbors:
- the LOC114385806 gene encoding transcription factor HHO2-like, translating into MQFAEKMQPLKMGFREYIEALEEERKKIQVFPKELPLSLELVTQAIEACRQQLCGTVAEYNLNAQSECSEQTSTDGPVFEEFIIPIKKKASQASVEEDDDEEHSHKHTKTTTDKKKSDWLRSVQLWNPNPPPTKEDVVPRKTNVVEVKRNGGGAFQPFQREEKSGVSKANNNNEASAIGKAPSSPPVPATSYTEPVRVDSKKEEKGDAQRKQRRCWSQELHKRFLHALQQLGGADSATPKQIRELMKVDGLTNDEVKSHLQKFRLHTRRSPIIHNSASSQAGSLFLVGNIFVQPPEYATSSASGGELTTATPAAPTGIYAPVAAHLPAGTHRSPIMKHSHSPSEEKNNHSVHSNSPASSSSTHTITTSPPA; encoded by the exons ATGCAATTTGCTGAGAAAATGCAACCCTTGAAAATGGGGTTCCGTGAGTACATCGAAGCTTTGgaggaagaaaggaaaaaaatccaAGTTTTCCCTAAAGAGCTTCCTTTGTCATTAGAGCTTGTCACACAAG CAATTGAGGCGTGTAGACAGCAATTGTGTGGAACGGTTGCGGAGTACAATTTGAATGCCCAATCGGAGTGTTCGGAGCAGACATCAACGGATGGACCTGTTTTTGAGGAGTTCATTATTCCTATAAAGAAAAAGGCATCTCAAGCATCtgttgaagaagatgatgatgaagaacaTTCTCATAAACACACAAAAACCACCACTGATAAAAAGAAATCAGATTGGCTCAGATCCGTTCAGTTGTGGAATCCCAATCCACCTCCTACCAAAGAG gaTGTTGTGCCTAGGAAAACTAATGTTGTGGAAGTGAAGAGAAACGGTGGTGGAGCTTTTCAACCATTccaaagagaggaaaaaagtGGTGTTTCAAaggctaataataataatgaagcaTCGGCAATTGGTAAAGCGCCCTCTTCACCACCAGTGCCTGCTACAAGTTATACAGAGCCAGTGAGAGTAGACAGCAAAAAAGAGGAGAAAGGAGACGCTCAGAGAAAGCAACGCAGGTGCTGGTCACAAGAATTGCACAAGAGATTCTTGCATGCACTTCAACAACTTGGGGGTGCAGATT CTGCCACGCCCAAACAAATCAGGGAATTAATGAAGGTTGATGGCCTCACCAATGATGAAGTCAAAAGTCATTTACAG AAATTTCGTCTTCACACTAGAAGAAGCCCCATAATCCACAACAGTGCAAGTTCACAAGCAGGCTCTTTATTTCTTGTGGGGAACATTTTTGTGCAGCCACCAGAATATGCTACCTCATCAGCATCTGGAGGGGAATTGACCACAGCTACCCCTGCTGCTCCAACTGGAATATATGCACCTGTGGCTGCACACCTTCCAGCTGGCACCCACAGATCACCAATTATGAAGCATTCACATTCACCTTCTGAGGAAAAGAATAATCATAGTGTTCATTCAAACTCACCGGCCTCATCATCCTCCACACACACCATCACAACTTCACCACCTGCCTAA